Proteins encoded by one window of Halobacteriovorax sp. GB3:
- a CDS encoding STAS-like domain-containing protein → MKIKLFVANQKMLSGRILAKSLVEKALDGQAYDEYELDFDNIEMVNQSFMNELVRSVYCTNPRADIFVSNCMSDRIRERFEKEYKFVKSVYSKETVSH, encoded by the coding sequence ATGAAGATCAAACTATTTGTCGCAAATCAAAAAATGCTTTCAGGAAGAATCTTAGCAAAATCGTTAGTAGAAAAGGCACTAGATGGCCAAGCGTACGATGAGTATGAACTCGATTTTGATAATATTGAAATGGTAAACCAATCTTTTATGAATGAATTGGTTAGGTCTGTTTATTGCACCAATCCTCGTGCTGATATTTTTGTTAGTAACTGCATGTCTGATCGCATAAGAGAGCGATTTGAAAAAGAATATAAATTTGTCAAGTCAGTTTATTCTAAAGAAACGGTTTCTCATTAA
- a CDS encoding helix-turn-helix domain-containing protein, translating to MEIVERALERLFDLEIEERFIESRKEMRKVAAKTFATNLEIIQKYGSSEEKSDLRLFLNGLHPKLVEEIIQTCPNVVIDGCREVEFLKARGLINLYLSKNSEYGSKAKLAKELGFSRAYISLLEKNKRTIKLDVLIRVLNLAGYKLCITSEVSKNKIQEAA from the coding sequence ATGGAAATCGTAGAGAGAGCACTTGAAAGATTATTTGATTTAGAGATCGAAGAACGATTCATTGAGTCTCGAAAAGAGATGCGAAAAGTCGCAGCGAAAACCTTTGCGACGAATTTAGAAATAATTCAAAAATATGGAAGCAGTGAAGAGAAGAGTGATCTTAGACTTTTTCTTAATGGTCTGCACCCTAAGCTTGTCGAAGAAATCATTCAAACTTGCCCGAATGTTGTCATTGACGGATGTCGCGAAGTAGAATTTTTGAAGGCTAGGGGATTAATCAATCTCTACCTCTCTAAAAATTCAGAGTATGGTTCCAAGGCTAAACTTGCAAAAGAACTAGGATTCTCTAGGGCATATATAAGTCTCCTGGAAAAGAACAAGAGAACAATCAAGCTAGATGTTTTAATCCGCGTCCTTAACCTTGCAGGATATAAGCTTTGTATTACTTCTGAGGTTTCTAAAAACAAGATTCAAGAGGCAGCTTAA